A portion of the Zootoca vivipara chromosome 6, rZooViv1.1, whole genome shotgun sequence genome contains these proteins:
- the CLASRP gene encoding CLK4-associating serine/arginine rich protein isoform X1: MWHEARKHERKLRGMMVDYKKRAERRREYYEKIKKDPAQFLQVHGRACKVHLDSAVALAAESPVNMMPWQGDTNNMIDRFDVRAHLDYIPMYTPPLLNPITPEQESDERKCNYERYRGLVQNDFAGISEEQCLYQIYIDELYGGLQKPNEDEKKKLAEKKASIGYTYEDSTVAELENLSEKKTEEEDSEEDSNTDEDEVIPDIDVEVDVDELNQEQVADLNKQATTYGMAEGDFVRMLRKDKEEAEAIKHAKALEEEKAMYSGRRSRRQRREFREKRLKGRKISPPSYARRDSPTYDPYKRSPSESTSESRSRSRSPSPGHEEITFITSFGGSDEEAAAAAAAAAAAASQTAGAPRKPASLGKARSSQVQQGSAAAGHSASSRRRSTSSSSSSTSSTSSSSSSRSSSRSHRAGGYHRASRYGRSRSHRYSRSRSRTRRYSAGGSRDGRRHSRSRSPERGWRYGSRRRSRSHSRSGERYRWSSGRGGRHWSSSRSSHSDSESRSRSRSASPAREKLLRPAASPAVGEKLKKAETAGGKETGAAKPKLTPQEKLKLRMQKALNRQFKADKKAAQEKMMQQEHERQEREDELRAMARKIRMKERERREKEREEWERQYSRQSRSPSPRYSRDYSSSRRHSRSRSRSPHYRH, from the exons ATGTGGCACGAAGCTCGAAAGCATGAGCGCAAGCTCCGGGGGATGATGGTTGATTACAAGAAGCGAGCTGAGCGCCGGAGAGAGTATTATGAAAAGATA AAAAAGGATCCCGCCCAGTTCCTCCAGGTCCATGGCCGTGCATGCAAAGTTCACTTAGATTCTGCTGTGGCTCTTGCAGCTGAAAGCCCTGTGAATAT GATGCCATGGCAGGGGGATACCAACAACATGATTGATCGGTTTGATGTGCGAGCTCACCTGGACTACATCCCTATGTATACTCCTCCACTGCTAAACCCAAT TACCCCAGAACAGGAATCTGATGAGAGGAAATGCAACTACGAAAGGTATAGAGGTTTGGTGCAGAACGACTTCGCTGGCA TCTCAGAGGAGCAGTGTCTGTATCAGATCTACATTGATGAGCTGTACGGAGGACTCCAGAAGCCCAATGAGGACGAAAAGAAGAA GTTAGCAGAGAAGAAGGCATCTATTGGCTACACGTATGAAGACAGCACGGTGGCTGAGCTTGAGAACCTGTCTGAGAAaaaaacagaggaggaagacTCGGAAGAAGACAGCAACACAGATGAGGATGAAGTTATCCCTGATATTG ATGTTGAAGTTGATGTAGATGAGCTGAACCAGGAGCAAGTGGCCGACCTGAACAAGCAGGCAACCACCTATGGGATGGCGGAGGGAGACTTTGTCCG GATGTTGCggaaggacaaggaggaagcAGAAGCCATCAAACATGCCAAAGccttggaggaggagaaagccatGTACTCG GGCCGCCGCTCTCGGAGACAGAGGAGGGAATTCCGAGAGAAGCGTTTGAAAGGAAGGAAAATCAGTCCACCAAG TTATGCTCGGAGAGACAGTCCCACCTATGATCCTTACAAACG ATCGCCCTCAGAATCCACTTCTGAGTCCCGTTCCCGCTCTCGCTCGCCTTCCCCGGGTCACGAGGAGATCACCTTCATCACCAGCTTCGGGGGTAGTGATGAAGaggcagctgccgccgccgccgctgccgccgccgccgcaagcCAAACCGCAGGAGCCCCCAGGAAGCCCGCCTCCCTCGGCAAGGCACGCTCCAGCCAAGTGCAGCAGGGCAGCGCTGCGGCAGGTCATAGCGCCTCCTCCCG GCGacgctccacctcctcctcctcctcctccacgtcgTCGACGTCCTCGTCTTCAAGCTCGCGCTCCAGCTCCCGGTCTCACCGGGCCGGCGGTTATCACAGAGCTAGCCGCTATGGGCGCTCGCGCAGCCACAGGTACTCCCGGTCCCGAAGCAGAACAAGGCGCTATTCGGCGGGAGGCTCGCGGGATGGCCGGCGCCACTCCAGATCTCGCTCCCCCGAGCGGGGCTGGCGATACGGCTCCCGCCGCAGGTCCAG AAGCCATTCACGGTCTGGAGAACGCTACCGGTGGAGcagtggcaggggagggaggcactggagcagcagccgcagcagccacAGTGACAGCGAGTCACGGAGCCGCAGCCGGTCAGCGTCTCCAGCCAGAGAGAAACTGCTGAGGCCTGCGGCTTCCCCGGCAGTAGGGGAGAAACTGAAAAA GGCTGAAACTGCCGGTGGTAAAGAGACAGGAGCTGCCAAA CCAAAGCTGACCCCACAGGAGAAGCTGAAGCTGCGTATGCAGAAGGCGCTTAACCGGCAGT TCAAAGCAGATAAAAAGGCCGCCCAGGAGAAGATGATGCAACAGGAACACGAAAGACAG GAGCGGGAAGACGAGTTGCGTGCCATGGCTAGGAAGATCCGGATGAA GGAGCGCGAGCGCCGGGAGAAGGAACGAGAGGAGTGGGAGCGGCAGTACAGCCGGCAGAGTCGGTCTCCTTCCCCACGTTACA GTCGAGACTATAGCTCTTCGAGGAG
- the CLASRP gene encoding CLK4-associating serine/arginine rich protein isoform X2, with protein MWHEARKHERKLRGMMVDYKKRAERRREYYEKIKKDPAQFLQVHGRACKVHLDSAVALAAESPVNMMPWQGDTNNMIDRFDVRAHLDYIPMYTPPLLNPITPEQESDERKCNYERYRGLVQNDFAGISEEQCLYQIYIDELYGGLQKPNEDEKKKLAEKKASIGYTYEDSTVAELENLSEKKTEEEDSEEDSNTDEDEVIPDIDVEVDVDELNQEQVADLNKQATTYGMAEGDFVRMLRKDKEEAEAIKHAKALEEEKAMYSGRRSRRQRREFREKRLKGRKISPPSYARRDSPTYDPYKRSPSESTSESRSRSRSPSPGHEEITFITSFGGSDEEAAAAAAAAAAAASQTAGAPRKPASLGKARSSQVQQGSAAAGHSASSRRRSTSSSSSSTSSTSSSSSSRSSSRSHRAGGYHRASRYGRSRSHRYSRSRSRTRRYSAGGSRDGRRHSRSRSPERGWRYGSRRRSRSHSRSGERYRWSSGRGGRHWSSSRSSHSDSESRSRSRSASPAREKLLRPAASPAVGEKLKKAETAGGKETGAAKPKLTPQEKLKLRMQKALNRQFKADKKAAQEKMMQQEHERQGARAPGEGTRGVGAAVQPAESVSFPTLQSRL; from the exons ATGTGGCACGAAGCTCGAAAGCATGAGCGCAAGCTCCGGGGGATGATGGTTGATTACAAGAAGCGAGCTGAGCGCCGGAGAGAGTATTATGAAAAGATA AAAAAGGATCCCGCCCAGTTCCTCCAGGTCCATGGCCGTGCATGCAAAGTTCACTTAGATTCTGCTGTGGCTCTTGCAGCTGAAAGCCCTGTGAATAT GATGCCATGGCAGGGGGATACCAACAACATGATTGATCGGTTTGATGTGCGAGCTCACCTGGACTACATCCCTATGTATACTCCTCCACTGCTAAACCCAAT TACCCCAGAACAGGAATCTGATGAGAGGAAATGCAACTACGAAAGGTATAGAGGTTTGGTGCAGAACGACTTCGCTGGCA TCTCAGAGGAGCAGTGTCTGTATCAGATCTACATTGATGAGCTGTACGGAGGACTCCAGAAGCCCAATGAGGACGAAAAGAAGAA GTTAGCAGAGAAGAAGGCATCTATTGGCTACACGTATGAAGACAGCACGGTGGCTGAGCTTGAGAACCTGTCTGAGAAaaaaacagaggaggaagacTCGGAAGAAGACAGCAACACAGATGAGGATGAAGTTATCCCTGATATTG ATGTTGAAGTTGATGTAGATGAGCTGAACCAGGAGCAAGTGGCCGACCTGAACAAGCAGGCAACCACCTATGGGATGGCGGAGGGAGACTTTGTCCG GATGTTGCggaaggacaaggaggaagcAGAAGCCATCAAACATGCCAAAGccttggaggaggagaaagccatGTACTCG GGCCGCCGCTCTCGGAGACAGAGGAGGGAATTCCGAGAGAAGCGTTTGAAAGGAAGGAAAATCAGTCCACCAAG TTATGCTCGGAGAGACAGTCCCACCTATGATCCTTACAAACG ATCGCCCTCAGAATCCACTTCTGAGTCCCGTTCCCGCTCTCGCTCGCCTTCCCCGGGTCACGAGGAGATCACCTTCATCACCAGCTTCGGGGGTAGTGATGAAGaggcagctgccgccgccgccgctgccgccgccgccgcaagcCAAACCGCAGGAGCCCCCAGGAAGCCCGCCTCCCTCGGCAAGGCACGCTCCAGCCAAGTGCAGCAGGGCAGCGCTGCGGCAGGTCATAGCGCCTCCTCCCG GCGacgctccacctcctcctcctcctcctccacgtcgTCGACGTCCTCGTCTTCAAGCTCGCGCTCCAGCTCCCGGTCTCACCGGGCCGGCGGTTATCACAGAGCTAGCCGCTATGGGCGCTCGCGCAGCCACAGGTACTCCCGGTCCCGAAGCAGAACAAGGCGCTATTCGGCGGGAGGCTCGCGGGATGGCCGGCGCCACTCCAGATCTCGCTCCCCCGAGCGGGGCTGGCGATACGGCTCCCGCCGCAGGTCCAG AAGCCATTCACGGTCTGGAGAACGCTACCGGTGGAGcagtggcaggggagggaggcactggagcagcagccgcagcagccacAGTGACAGCGAGTCACGGAGCCGCAGCCGGTCAGCGTCTCCAGCCAGAGAGAAACTGCTGAGGCCTGCGGCTTCCCCGGCAGTAGGGGAGAAACTGAAAAA GGCTGAAACTGCCGGTGGTAAAGAGACAGGAGCTGCCAAA CCAAAGCTGACCCCACAGGAGAAGCTGAAGCTGCGTATGCAGAAGGCGCTTAACCGGCAGT TCAAAGCAGATAAAAAGGCCGCCCAGGAGAAGATGATGCAACAGGAACACGAAAGACAG GGAGCGCGAGCGCCGGGAGAAGGAACGAGAGGAGTGGGAGCGGCAGTACAGCCGGCAGAGTCGGTCTCCTTCCCCACGTTACA GTCGAGACTATAG